CAACCTTTACTCAAAGGTACACCACGATGTGGACAAATATCCCGAGCCAAATGAATCTGCCCTGTTTCGGTCTTATACAAAGCTAGATTCATATCCAATAAAGTCACTTGCTGAGGTTTGCTGCTTACATCCTCAATGCGTGCAACGGGATACCAATGTTGTGCAAGAATCTGCCAATCCTGATCATCAAATTGGCTATGGCATGGCTTATTTGGAAGATTGATGAATGGAATTGCGTTCATATCCAGTGCTCGTTATTTCGTCTTTCCTCTGTTGTTTGCAGTGTGGAATAGATCATTATTTTCGTCTATTAGAATGATTTACATGACTCATTCTAAAAATTAGAACAGTCTAGGCACTAAAATTGCTTTTGTATTGAAATCTGCTTTATCTCAAGTGAGTTTGCAATGGCCTTGCCATTTTCACGTTTTGCCGATTATTTTATTGCCGTTGCCAAAACAGGCAGTTTAAGAAAAGCGGCCGATCAACTGTTTATTTCTGTCTCCGCGGTACATCGGCAGATCGTGTTGGCAGAAGAAGAACTCGGTGTTGCTTTATTTGAACGGTTACCCAGTGGACTCAAGCTGACTTTGGCAGGCGAATTGCTGTATGCCGATCTACGCAGCTGGCAAAAAGAGTTTCAAATTACCCAGAAACGTTTGAATGAAATTCAAGGGATACAACGTGGTTCAATTGATTTTGGGATGATCGCAGCACTCAGTGAAAGCTTTGTCAGTGCGGTGATGCAGTCTATTATTCAGCAATATCCCTGGATTAATTTTAAGCTTCGTGTCTTGGACAGTGATCGTATCGCGGATCTGGTGATCAATGCTGAGCTCGACTTTGGTCTGATTCTCAACCCTAAACATCAACACCAATTACAGATCGGTGCTTTTATTGAAATGCCCTTGGGTTTCGTGATTCCCAAACAGCATCCGTTAGCCCATAAAGAAAAAATCTACTTCTCCGATACACTGGAATTCAATCATATTGTTCCCGCCGAGCCTTTGGTTATTCATGACCATGTTACGGCCTTATATAAAAAGCAGGACTTTCACCCACGTCATACCATCGAGTGCAATGATATCCATATGATGATTTCATTGCTCAGACAGAACTTAGGCATCAGCATCATGAGTTATCTAGATGCAGCCCCTTATATTGAAAATGGTGAGTTTGAATTTAGAGCAATCAATGACCATGGCCTACATCCAATTACCGTTGCACTTTGTGTTGCACCAAAACGGCAACTTTCTCGGATTGCGCAAATCATGATGAATCAAATCATTATCGAAATGGAGGCACTAAAATCGCGCATGTTAAAGAACATTCATCAATAATATAGTATTTTTGCACCAAAATAAAACACATAAACCACTGATTTAAATCAATATAATATTTGACACTCAAAGATTTTATCGGTTAAGTTGATGTGAAGATTCACCTTTTTCACGATTCAGGCATTACTATGGTTTGGCCCAATATAGACATTAACTTAACAGCAGATTATCCACGTGATATGGTCGGTTATGCCAATCAACCGCCCCATGCCCAATGGCCGAATCAAGCGAAAATTGCGGTGCAATTTGTGCTGAATTATGAAGAAGGCGGTGAAAAACATATTCTGCATGGCGATGAAGGGTCAGAACAGTTTTTGTCTGAAATCAGTGGTGCTGAAAGTTATCCTGCACGGCACCTTTCAATGGACTCGATTTATGAATATGGCTCACGGGTCGGTTTTTGGCGCATTCAGCAGGAATTTGCCAAACGTCAATTGCCTATGACCATTTTTGCCGTTGCAATGGCTTTGCAACGGAATCCTTTGGTGGTCGAAGCGATCAAACAAAACAACTATGATGTGGTATCGCATGGCTTACGCTGGATTCATTATCAAAATATGGATATTGAAACTGAGAAACAACATATGGATGAAGCCATGCATATCCTCAAAGATTTGTTTGGTGAAATGCCAACGGGCTGGTATACAGGCCGCGATAGCCCTAATACCCGCCAATTATTGGCGGAATATGATCAGGTGCAATATGACAGTGATTATTACGGCGATGACTTACCTTTTTGGACAACGCTCAGCAATGCAGCGGGTGCTACACGCCCACATTTAATTATTCCTTATACGCTAGATACCAATGACATGAAATTTGCATCTCCTACGGGTTTTAATCGTAGTGAGGATTTTTTTGAATATTTAAAAGATGCTTTCGATGTTTTATACGCCGAGGGTGCAACCTCACCCAAGATGCTTTCTATTGGCATGCATTGCCGTATTTTAGGACGTCCTGCCCGCTTTAAGGCACTGCAACGTTTCTTGGATTATGTGCAAAATCATGATCGGGTCTGGATTTGCACCCGTCAGCAGATTGCGGAGCATTGGTATACGCATCATCCTCTTCAAGCT
The DNA window shown above is from Acinetobacter colistiniresistens and carries:
- the puuE gene encoding allantoinase PuuE, producing MVWPNIDINLTADYPRDMVGYANQPPHAQWPNQAKIAVQFVLNYEEGGEKHILHGDEGSEQFLSEISGAESYPARHLSMDSIYEYGSRVGFWRIQQEFAKRQLPMTIFAVAMALQRNPLVVEAIKQNNYDVVSHGLRWIHYQNMDIETEKQHMDEAMHILKDLFGEMPTGWYTGRDSPNTRQLLAEYDQVQYDSDYYGDDLPFWTTLSNAAGATRPHLIIPYTLDTNDMKFASPTGFNRSEDFFEYLKDAFDVLYAEGATSPKMLSIGMHCRILGRPARFKALQRFLDYVQNHDRVWICTRQQIAEHWYTHHPLQA
- a CDS encoding LysR family transcriptional regulator, coding for MALPFSRFADYFIAVAKTGSLRKAADQLFISVSAVHRQIVLAEEELGVALFERLPSGLKLTLAGELLYADLRSWQKEFQITQKRLNEIQGIQRGSIDFGMIAALSESFVSAVMQSIIQQYPWINFKLRVLDSDRIADLVINAELDFGLILNPKHQHQLQIGAFIEMPLGFVIPKQHPLAHKEKIYFSDTLEFNHIVPAEPLVIHDHVTALYKKQDFHPRHTIECNDIHMMISLLRQNLGISIMSYLDAAPYIENGEFEFRAINDHGLHPITVALCVAPKRQLSRIAQIMMNQIIIEMEALKSRMLKNIHQ